A region of the bacterium genome:
AGACCAAAGTAAGGTTGGCCGCTCGCAAGAATGTAATAGAGAAACTCAATATTTTCTTTGAACGTAGGAAAGTAAACAAAGCCGTCATGAATACAACATTTGATTTTCGTGATGATGGGTTTACCCACGGTGCCAGCAATACTCAGGAAAATGGAACCGGGGTCTATAGGCACACTCAAACTTGCGCCCAATGCTGACAAACGCTGTGTCGTCTCAAGAAGATAACGATCACTCGCCGTCACATCTGCTATTCTAACCCAAGCTCGCTCTCCTTCCTCATCGAAGTACTTTGCATCATCAATAGGTCTGGGTGACGCTCCACGCTTGACCGGAGTAAGCCATTTTATCTTTTTCACTCCCCAATGTTCCGGCACTATGCCGAGCCACTCGATGCCTGAGTCTTTCAGCTTGGCATTGGGGTCGAGGCCTTTGGTGACGGCGTGGCTGATGAGGGCCCGCCGTTTCTCCTGCAAGAGTTCAATCTGCCGCTCCTTCTTCCGGATCAGCTCGTCAATCCGCCACGTCTCGCGGTCAAGGAAGGCTGCAATGGCGCGTTGCTCGGGAAGAGGGGGTAGGGCAATAGCCAAAGCCCCAATCTCGCTCGCATTTATTGCCGGATAACTAACTCCAACCGATCTGGCAACAACGTCATCAACAAAGTAAGGTGCGCGTAGTGCATGGGCAGCAAACTTGCTGCCAAGCCCGTCTCTGGAGCGGATAACTGCAAAGCCTGTTGATACAATCAAGTTGGATTCGGGATTGTTAATTGGCGAAATGGCTCGCAAATATGTCCGAACCGTTGAGACTATAACATCACCCTCGCGCACAATCCTTCTGGCACGAGACGGTGCCGCCGAGAAGACGTATGCCTCCTTGTTCACGATTCCGTCGGTGCTATCGACGCTGCTTATGTCAACGTATACTATTTCCGTGTTAGGGTCTGTCGTTTCCGGAAGTGCTTCATCGTTGATAGATGCGCAATACTTAAGTCGCTTTGCATCCCACCCTTCCGGCACGTTACCGAGCCATTCAATGCCGGAGTCTTTGTATTTGTGATAGGGCTTGAACTTCATAAGAAGACTCCTACCGCAGAGAGCGCAGATGAACGCAGAGCAAGCCAATTAGATTTCTTCTCTGCGTAACTTTGCGTTCTTCGCGGTTCAAAGTTCCTTCTCATAACCCGTTCACCATGCGCTTGATACCATCCTTCAGCAAAAGAACATTGAAGTTAATGAGCAGACCGATTCTGAATCCACCAAGCTTGAGATACGAGAGCAATTGCGCCTCATGAATCGGCGCGAATCTTTCAACCACCTTCAACTCGACAACCACGGCTTCGGCAACCAACATGTCAAGCCGATATCCGGCGTCAATTCTCACTCCGTCGTAAACCACCGGAAGCTCAACTTGTGCCCGCACTGGGATTCCACGCTTGCCTAATTCATACTTCAAACAGGCTTCGTAGGCGCTTTCAAGAAGCCCCGGCCCAAGCTCCCTATGCACGCAAAGCGCCGCATCCACAATCTGTCCGCTTATCTCGTTGAGCCTCTTCTTATCTTCCTCTGCGTTCCTCTGTGCTCTCTGCGGTTCAATCATGCCCGGTCCCTTTCAGCATCCGAGCGATTTCGGCCTCGATCCGCTCTAAGTCTGCATCAATCTCTTCCAGCGGACGCGGTGGAACATACTTGTAGAAATAGCGATTGAAGTTAACCTCGTAGCCAACCTTGGTCTTGCTGTGGTCGATCCAGGCATCCGGCACATGAGGCAGCACCTCGCGCTCGAAGTAGGTTTGAATGTTTTCCTTCAACGGTACGTTCTCGTTATCGCGCAGTTCGGAATCCGGCTCGGGATTGCCTTTGCTATCTATGCAGACGTCCGCGGTCTCGTCACGCTCGGGCAGGCTACTCATCACGGCTTTCATAACCGGCGTTGGAACGGCAAGCTTGGCTTTCTTAAACGCGCCGGAAACAAGCTCGGCAAACTGCTCGCGATTCTTAATTACGCCTTTGCCTTGGAGCGTCTTCAGGGCAGCGATGATCGCTTCCTGCAAGCGCTTGCCCTCAGCAATCTCTTCCTGAGCGGCTTTAGTGTCTTTACGCTTCTTGCTTTCGGCGAGATTGGCAAAAGCGGACGCATCGAGCAACTTGGCGAGCCGCTCTTCGGTTACTGTAAAATTCAAGCGTAGTGGACGCTCTACCGTGATCCGCGAATAGCCGAAGTCTTCGTTATCGAAAATCTTGACGAACTCCCCGGCCTTGAACTCTCCGTGCAGGCGAGTAATCTCGGCAATCTGCTCAATGCTGATCTCGTGGCGCTTGTTGCCGAGGCTCTTGCGCATCTTCTGGAAAAACTCTGTGGCATTGATGAGCTGAATCCTTCCCTTGCGCCGCTTCTCCTTGCGATTGGTCACAATCCAAAGATAGGTCGAGATCCCCGTATTGTAGAAAAGCTGATCCGGCATCGCGACAATCGCTTCCAGCCAGTCGTTCTCAATAATCCATTTGCGAACCTCCGACTCACCTGATCCCGCCGAGCCTGTGAACAGCGGCGAACCGTTGAAGACAATCGCCAGCCGTGTTCCGCCCTCCTTCGCAGGCTTCATCTTACTGATCATGTGCTGCAAGAAGAGCAAAGCGCCGTCACTGATCCGCGGTAATCCGGCTCCAAACCGCCCGCCGAAGCCCTGCTCTTCGGACTCGCGTTCAATTACTTTCTGTTGCGGCTTCCATTCCACGCCGAACGGCGGATTGGCCAGCATGTAATCAAATCGGCCAGACGGGAAGTGATCGTCGGTGAAACTATCGCCGCAGTAGATGTTGTCCAGACTTTGACCCTTGATCATCATGTCCGAACCACAGATGGCGTAGGACTGATCGTTGTAGTCCTGACCGAACAGCTCAAGTTTGGCATCCGGATTCAGTTCGCGCAGGTACTCTTCCGAAACGGATAGCATACCGCCGGTTCCGGCTGCCGGGTCGTACAAGCTCTTGACAATACCCTTGGTGGTTAGAATATCGTTGTCCGGAGCAAAGATCAAATTCACCATCAGGCGAATGACTTCGCGCGGTGTAAAGTGATCACCGGCCTCTTCATTGGAAGCTTCATTGAAGCGCCGGATCAGCTCTTCAAAGATGTAGCCCATTTCCAGATTCGAAACCTTGCCCGGATGCAAGTCAATTTCGCAGAAGCGTTGAACGACCAGGAATAGCCGGTCGGCCTTGTCCAACTTGGCAATGTGTTCTTCAAAGCCGAAGTGGTCAATGATATCCCGCGCGCGGCTGGAAAAGCCCTTGATGTAGTGCACAAGGTTGGCCGCAACGTTCGCCGGATCGCCCTTCAGTTTCTCGAACGTGAACTTGCTGGTATTGTGAAACGGCTGCCCGGCCACGCGGTTGAGGATCGGCTCAAGATTGGTCACCCTGCCGCCTTTCAGCTCCTTGGCCTTGGCCAGGACCTTTTCCTTGGTCGGTTCCAGCACGCAATCCAAGCGCCGGAGCACGGTCATAGGCAGCATCACATCTTTGTATTGGTTAGGACGGTACGGGCCGCGGAGCAGTTCGGCCACTGTCCAAATGAAGTTAGCTTTCTCGGAGAAATTATTCATACGTCCTGCTTAGTCCTTGGAATGCTTCCGGGAGTGGGAATCGAGCTCGCGCGAGACCAGCAACTCGACCCAGTTTTGGATGGTCGTGTCCTGTTCGGCAACTTTAGTCTTGAGCCGCCGGTGGACATCTTCGGGCAGTCGGACGTGAATCAAACGCCCGGACCGTAGCGATTCCTGGGATTTCTTGGGCTTATTCATGATTGGTCTGACCGGTCCTTTCGTGTAGATGGCTATAAATATAGCCAAATAGAGCAGAATATCAAGTTACGGCCAGTCTTGGGCGAGATTTCCGGCCACCCGACCGATCCCAACAATCGGGCAAGGCGATTTCACCAAAATTCATTGTTTCACTCGCATGCCCCTGTCACCAAATTGTCACCATCATTTGGCACGAACGGGGCAAAAACAGATGAACAGAAGCTAAGCCTGAGAATCCAAAATTCTGCTATTACAATAGGTAAACATTGGATTTCCGGTAGATAGCTCGTGATTTGACGGCGGATTCGATTCCCGCCGTCTCCACAAGAAAGCCCCTGCTAACATTAATGTTAACAGGGGCTTTGCGTTACTCGAAATCGACTTTTTCGGAGAGTGTGCTAATTTTGTGCTAATCCTGTGTGTACAATCTGACCACAGGTTGCACAGTTTGGGCTGCTTCAGTTGCCACCCCATTCGTTCTACGATCCGTGGTCTGCCCCCATGTTCTGTGCCAGTTGTAGGATAACAATTGCGGCTGCACTGCAATTCGAGGCTATTCAACTCCACCTTCTTAACACATCAACGTGCAGCAACGCCCTCCACAATTCTGTAATGCGGGAATTGGTTGCCAGACGAACAACGTCTCCACTGCCAACCTCGCAAGCCAGCGAGTCCCATCCAAGCT
Encoded here:
- a CDS encoding restriction endonuclease subunit S, with the translated sequence MKFKPYHKYKDSGIEWLGNVPEGWDAKRLKYCASINDEALPETTDPNTEIVYVDISSVDSTDGIVNKEAYVFSAAPSRARRIVREGDVIVSTVRTYLRAISPINNPESNLIVSTGFAVIRSRDGLGSKFAAHALRAPYFVDDVVARSVGVSYPAINASEIGALAIALPPLPEQRAIAAFLDRETWRIDELIRKKERQIELLQEKRRALISHAVTKGLDPNAKLKDSGIEWLGIVPEHWGVKKIKWLTPVKRGASPRPIDDAKYFDEEGERAWVRIADVTASDRYLLETTQRLSALGASLSVPIDPGSIFLSIAGTVGKPIITKIKCCIHDGFVYFPTFKENIEFLYYILASGQPYFGLGKWGTQLNLNTDTVGDISIPVPSREEQEGIVSYLDHETSRLDELAAKIRASIETLREYRTALISAAVTGKIDVRGEV
- a CDS encoding GxxExxY protein — its product is MIEPQRAQRNAEEDKKRLNEISGQIVDAALCVHRELGPGLLESAYEACLKYELGKRGIPVRAQVELPVVYDGVRIDAGYRLDMLVAEAVVVELKVVERFAPIHEAQLLSYLKLGGFRIGLLINFNVLLLKDGIKRMVNGL
- a CDS encoding type I restriction-modification system subunit M; this encodes MNNFSEKANFIWTVAELLRGPYRPNQYKDVMLPMTVLRRLDCVLEPTKEKVLAKAKELKGGRVTNLEPILNRVAGQPFHNTSKFTFEKLKGDPANVAANLVHYIKGFSSRARDIIDHFGFEEHIAKLDKADRLFLVVQRFCEIDLHPGKVSNLEMGYIFEELIRRFNEASNEEAGDHFTPREVIRLMVNLIFAPDNDILTTKGIVKSLYDPAAGTGGMLSVSEEYLRELNPDAKLELFGQDYNDQSYAICGSDMMIKGQSLDNIYCGDSFTDDHFPSGRFDYMLANPPFGVEWKPQQKVIERESEEQGFGGRFGAGLPRISDGALLFLQHMISKMKPAKEGGTRLAIVFNGSPLFTGSAGSGESEVRKWIIENDWLEAIVAMPDQLFYNTGISTYLWIVTNRKEKRRKGRIQLINATEFFQKMRKSLGNKRHEISIEQIAEITRLHGEFKAGEFVKIFDNEDFGYSRITVERPLRLNFTVTEERLAKLLDASAFANLAESKKRKDTKAAQEEIAEGKRLQEAIIAALKTLQGKGVIKNREQFAELVSGAFKKAKLAVPTPVMKAVMSSLPERDETADVCIDSKGNPEPDSELRDNENVPLKENIQTYFEREVLPHVPDAWIDHSKTKVGYEVNFNRYFYKYVPPRPLEEIDADLERIEAEIARMLKGTGHD